Genomic DNA from Limanda limanda chromosome 8, fLimLim1.1, whole genome shotgun sequence:
tccacttgttctctaaCATCTTTCTAAACGTTCCACTTGTCCTCTAACATCTTTCTAAACGTTCCACTTGATCTCTAACAACTTAacgttccacttgttctctaaCATCTTTCCCTAAAGTTCCACTTGTTCTCTAGCATCTTTCTCAAAgttccacttgttctctaacatctttctaaacgttccacttgttctctaacatctttctcaacgttccacttgttctctaaCATCTTTCTAAACGTTCCACTTGTCCTCTAACATCTTTCTAAACGTTCCACTTGATCTCTAACAACTTAacgttccacttgttctctaaCATCTTTCCCTAAAGTTCCACTTGTTCTCTAGCATCTTTCTCAAAgttccacttgttctctaacatctttctaaacgttccacttgttctctaaCATCTTTCTTAATGTTCCACCTGTTCTCTAACATCTTTCTAAACGTTCAACTTGTTCTCTAACGTCTTTCTAAATGTTCCGCTTGTTCTCTAACGTCTTTCTAAATGTTCCGCTTGTTCTCTAATGTCTTTCTAAACGTTCAACTTGTTCTCTAACATCTTTCTAAACGTTCAACTTGTTCTCTAACGTCTTTCTAAATGTTCCGCTTGTTCTCTAACGTCTTTCTAAATGTTCCGCTTGTTCTCTAACGTCTTTCTAAACGTTCAACTTGTTCTCTAACGTATTTTTAAACATTCCACTTGTCCTCTAACATCTTTCTTAATGTTCCACCTGTTCTCTAATCTCTTTCTAAacgttccacttgttctctCACGTCTTTCTAAacgttccacttgttctctaaCGTCTTTCTGAACGTTCCGCTTGTTCTCTAACATCTTTCTAAACATTCCACTTGTTCTCTAATCTCTTTCTTAACATTCCACTTGTTCTCTCACGTCTTTCTAAATATTCCACTTGTTCTCTCACGTCTTTCTCAACGTTCCGCTTGTTCTCTAACATCTGTCTAAACGTTCCACTTGTTTTCTAACATCTTTCTCAACGTTCCACTTGTTTTCTAACATCTTTCTCAACGTTCTGCTTGTTCTCTAATCTCTTTCTCAACGTTCCGCTTGTTCTCTAACATCTTTCTAAacgttccacttgttctctCACGTCTTTCTAAATATTCCACTTGTTCTCTCACGTCTTTCTCAACGTTCCGCTTGTTCTCTAACATCTGTCTAAACGTTCCACTTGTTTTCTAACATCTTTCTCAACGTTCCACTTGTTTTCTAACATCTTTCTCAACGTTCCGCTTGTTCTCTAACATCTTTCTCAACGTTCCGCTTGTTCTCTAACATCTTTCTAAacgttccacttgttctctCACGTCTTTCTAAATATTCCACTTGTTCTCTCACGTCTTTCTCAACGTTCCGCTTGTTCTCTAACATCTGTCTAAacgttccacttgttctctaaTCTCTTTCTCAACGTTCCGCTTGTTCTCTAACATCTGTCTAAACGTTCAACTTGTTCTCTCACGTCTTTCTAAACGTTGAACTTGTTCTCTCACGTCTTTCTCAACGTTCCGCTTGTTCTCTAACATCTGTCTAAACGTTCAACTTGTTCTCTCACGTATTTCTAAacgttccacttgttctctaaTCTCTTTCTAAacgttccacttgttctctaaTCTCTTTCTAAACGTTCAACTTGTTCTCTAACATCTTTCTAAacgttccacttgttctctaacatctttctcaacgttccacttgttctctCACGTATTTCTAAACGTTTCACTTGTTCTCTCACGTATTTCTAAACGTTCAACTTGTTCTCTCACGTATTTCTAAACGTTCAACTTGTTCCCTCACGTATTTCTAAACGTTCCGCTTGTTCTCTAACATCTCTCAacgttccacttgttctctaacatcttactaaacgttccacttgttctctaacatcttactaaacgttccacttgttctctTACAACTAAACGTTCCGCTTGTTCTCTGACACAAATTAAGACGAGATATTTATAGATTATTATATGATCATTAATGATCTAAATatgaagagaagcagagcaaagcgtctctccgtctctcaggTAAGTTCTGTGATTTTAAGTGAATCAGAACCCGAGCGCCTCATCGTACCAGAGCTGTGGCGTTAGTGAGCGGCGTGTTGAGTTTGATGGCGCTGCTCGCCGGACTGACGGGCAGCCGGGGTCTGATGGCGGTGATGGAGCCGGGGgcggcgggcgggggggtggaggtgcTGGGGACACTCAGCGACTGCTGGCTGCTGAGCAGAGACTGACGCAGGGCAGGGAGACTTTTCTgtggagacacaacacaacaacctgacatCACACAAGCTGGAGAGGAAACAGTTGTGTTAACAAAGTGAGTTCATGTtgtgagcagtgtgtgtttctggattGTGAGGTCACGAcgtgatgatgatgtcatgctGGGATGAAGGCGGTACCTTGAGGAAGGGGATGAGGTAGGGCTGAGGGGAGGACTTCAGCTCCGCCTGCAGCCGCGTGGTGAACTCCTCCGGCTCGATCTTAGcgtcctggagagagagaaacagaggtcaaaggtcacgtgtGACTGAAGTCAGACCAGAgatctcagccaatcacagtgaGGCATGCTGCGGCGAGTCTGACCAGCAGGTCCTGCACCAGGGCCTTCACGTTCTTGGAGGTATCTGGCGAGGGGGAGTTGTGGGACGCCAGCTTGATGAGCGTGGCCAGGAAGTTCTTGCATTTCTTCACGTTCTCCTGCATCTCCTGTGGAGAGGAACACGGGTCGGTTACACACGGCGCCGCTCGCAGAGCAACACACGTCTGAATGAACGCCACCTGACCTGCGACACCACGGTGACTCTGCTGGGGGGCGTGGCTGTGGCAGCAGGGGTCGCGGAGGTCAGAGGGGCGGCAGGTTTGGCTGCGGGCGCCCCCCCGGCTGTTATCACCGTTGGAGCCTTCTGAGGCGTCGTCATTTTCACCGACACCGCTGCACCCCCGGGCGCCACGCTGATGGCCTTCTGggaaacaacagcagcatcaaGCACGCCGCCCAGAAGAACGACAGTTACACATGAAGGTGTGAAGGCTCAGCAGCgttctgatgacatcacaggacgAATGATCACCAGGGACCTGTTCCCTCAAGTCTGCTCGTGTCTCACTGGCGTCCGGGCAATCGACACACACGTGTGGCGTTCGGTGTTAACAcatcatatatataaacatatttgatataacttataacattttgtgtttattattaacTTTTACGATTAATGAAGGTTTATGTTTTGCACCCCCCCATCGCGATCTGACCCAGtcataaacaaatcaaacaaacacacattaaactTCCGGTTGTGTACTTGTACCTGATGTGAACACACTGACTCTCCAGCTGATTGGACAGAAACTCACCTGCACGGCGGCGGACTGAACCATCCTGGTCGGAGCGGGGGACGCCAGGCGGACGGCGTGCGCTGTGACAGGAGCCTGCAGGCGACACGcagggagacacacaccacatcaCTGTTTCATGGTTTGGTTTATAAACCTCATCTACACAAGTCATGATGCACATTAGTAACAATGGAACTGAATGTGAATTGTTTCTTAATGAATCATCAACAGCTCCTGTTCCTGTGggagagtccatgtgaggaaccagcaggaccaCGAGTggaactgaagaacacaaaggtctcagatgaagaagaggagccggacacgtcaacactgatctgtccacagcagagtttatacatcatgacccgcctcctgctgctctacaggctccgcccctgctgctctacaggctccgcccctgctgctctacaggctccgcctgTTGTTGTGATATGTAAATCCACATGTGGACCTTCACACTGGATCTGCTTCACAGGACAAACACCAGCTCTTCAGCATCAGAACCTCGTCTGAACTTCAGCGTCGATTCATACTTATTATTAACATCGTAAAGAATGAATCACTGAACCTGCGCCGCTTCTGATTGGTCAGCAGCAGACGTACCGTGGAGGCGGCGCCGAGCCGGATGGCGGCCCCGGCCGTGGGCGTGGCCGCTCTCTGGTTGAGGTTGGCCACCGTCTGGGCCTGCTGGGTCTTGGCCTGAGCTTGAGCCAGGACCTGCTGAGGGACCATGACCAGCTGACCCGTCTCCGTCCGCACCAGAACCAtacctgagagaggaggagacacggtTCAGAACCAGCTGCTGggcgacaggaagtgacccCGAGCTTCTGTCCTCACAGGGACCGGAGCGTGACCCCGGCCGTGACCCTCGGGCGGGGGTGCAGCACGCTCACCTGCAGGCATGGTGAAGCCGGGCGGCAGCTGGATGGTGGTCTGCTGCTGGGGCCGGACCGCCAGGGGAAGCTGAGGGGCGGCGGCCCGGGTGGAGCTCGCCACCAGGGcgggtctctgctgctggagggagGCGGCCACCATGGGGCCCGCAGGCCTCACCCCCCCCAGCCCGTTCATGGCGGGTTTGACCCCGGTCAGGGTGACGGCAGCCGGACCGGACCCGGTCTGGCTGATGGGGGACGGGACTGCAGAGGCGGTGCTGGTCAGGAGGACGGTGCTCCCGGACCCGGGCGGACCGGGAACCAGCACCTTGGTGTGGTTCAGCACCTGAgggctgggggtggggggggcgcccggggtccccccccccttcgggTCCATCCCGTTCTGCGTGACGGGCTGTCTCTGCAGGACCACGGTGGGAGCCGGTCCCGGGACCGTGGGCTGAGAGGTCCCGGGACCGGCAGCGCTGGTCCCGGTGCCCCCCCCGGCCGGTGGGGGGGCCGCGGGCgagttcaccaactttgcagctccgccggttccgttcaaactgagcagggcgggagatccggaccgggacccgtccggcaccgggccggcggagggacctggagccggaccgggagcgggaccgggagccggaccgggacccggaccggggttcacagccgcccgggggaagctagcggcggcggcaggcggagtgggcaaagttccgggtcccggtccgggtcccggtccaggtcccggtcccggggcagcagctccagcagccggcagcccggctccggggggcaccgcggccccggtggaggagctggaggcggctcggctcgcaccGGGGACCGGGGGAGAGGCGCCGGACTCCCCGGTGAACCCCGGAGCCCGGTGCCCTTGTTGCGGATCAGCAGCAGCCGCCGTGTCGAGCTCCTTCCCGGGGAAGCGGGCCGCCGCCTCCCGGCTTCCGTCCGGAGGCTTCCGGTCTCCGAGCTGCGACTCCAGCGAACCCACCAGGTCGCTCACCGCCTTCTCGTCCACCTCCGTGAAGAGCATGTCCTCCAGCGGGTCGGAGGCTCCCGCCATCTTTGATGTTCTCCGTTGTGCAAATCCGATGCTCCGAGCTGCGCATGCGCCGAGGATCTGGCTGCTTTTCCAGCATAGAACCAGATCATATAGAtacatgcatatacacacacacacacacacacactcacacactctctctcaaaCACGCCCACATactcacatactcacacacacacacacacatcatacacacattctcacacacacacacatactctctcacacacacacacacacacacacacatactctctcacacacacagacacacactctcacacacagacacacactttcacacacagacacacacacacgcacacacacacacacgcacacacacatac
This window encodes:
- the LOC133009561 gene encoding transcription initiation factor TFIID subunit 4-like, with the translated sequence MAGASDPLEDMLFTEVDEKAVSDLVGSLESQLGDRKPPDGSREAAARFPGKELDTAAAADPQQGHRAPGFTGESGASPPVPGASRAASSSSTGAAVPPGAGLPAAGAAAPGPGPGPGPGPGPGTLPTPPAAAASFPRAAVNPGPGPGPAPGPAPGPAPGPSAGPVPDGSRSGSPALLSLNGTGGAAKLVNSPAAPPPAGGGTGTSAAGPGTSQPTVPGPAPTVVLQRQPVTQNGMDPKGGGTPGAPPTPSPQVLNHTKVLVPGPPGSGSTVLLTSTASAVPSPISQTGSGPAAVTLTGVKPAMNGLGGVRPAGPMVAASLQQQRPALVASSTRAAAPQLPLAVRPQQQTTIQLPPGFTMPAGMVLVRTETGQLVMVPQQVLAQAQAKTQQAQTVANLNQRAATPTAGAAIRLGAASTAPVTAHAVRLASPAPTRMVQSAAVQKAISVAPGGAAVSVKMTTPQKAPTVITAGGAPAAKPAAPLTSATPAATATPPSRVTVVSQEMQENVKKCKNFLATLIKLASHNSPSPDTSKNVKALVQDLLDAKIEPEEFTTRLQAELKSSPQPYLIPFLKKSLPALRQSLLSSQQSLSVPSTSTPPPAAPGSITAIRPRLPVSPASSAIKLNTPLTNATALNVGRAGVQTVQTRSPVVISQNLRTQATLIRGSPTAVGKSLVHLASQANQKKLSDPGGGTFRDDDDINDVASMAGVNLNEENARILATSSELVGTKIRSCKDEAFLPPGLLHRRILDTAKKLGVSEVPLEVVNFISHATQSRLRSLLETVSAVAQHRTDGGKDEDHHEPASDVRSQLRFFEQLERMEKQRKDEQEREILLKAAKSRARQEDPEQARLKQKAKEMQQNELAQMRQRDANLTALAAIGPRRKRKLDSPGGAAAGPEVASGSGAGPSASPTSRQQQRQRITRVNLRDFIFCLEQDRSTARSLMLYKALLK